catctctactcTTCACTTCAACTTTTTAGCTTTTTACACCGGACCACACCTTTTCTTCTCAAGCACCCACCTCCTACAGAGGATCTCGCTTCCCCATCGAACCTACTTTACCTGacatccgatcctacatggcataCGGGGCATCACCCTGGAACTATGCATTGACCATGTCTAATCTTTACTACTTATCTctatatctctatctctactacttaaaaagaacgtaaggttcccatttcacctttcttcccaccaccccttgtcaaaccttccatgtatatgataatcaatcatctTAATTTACTTACCCTCTAAATCAATTTCACTTTAAACTACTCACCGAAATATAAGGTAATTTATGGGTAGAATTTGATGAaaatttatttacacaatcgcattattatTGATAGGTAATCACAAGCTAACGTAATAGAATATTTATACCCCATTGCAACGCACTGACATTGTTCTATATATACTACTTAAAAAGAGCGCAAGGTTCCCATTTTACTTTTCTTCCAaccaccccttcgtccaaccttccttGTATGATAATAAATCAAGTTAATTTACTTACCTTTTGAACCAGTTTCATTTTAATTTACCTACCAAAGTTcggatcaaaatataaggtaattcatgGACAAAATTTGATGATCattatttacacaatcgcattattatAGACAGGTAAATCCTAAACCGACGTACTTGAagatttatatcccgttgcaatgcatgggcatGGTTAGTATTGTTAAAAAGAAGTCCGTTTCTAATACGTATGCCACCCGTGTAAACGTGCATGTGCACAACACGAGCCCAAGTAAATAATACAATAACCTCATATATGTACACCGATCCTGCTGCACCGGTTTTGACCTAATAAAGGTTCTAAAGAAAAGCAATACTCCAGCGCCGCCATGCACGACGAGACGGCCACCACCAAGACCAAGACGAGCATACCGTACCTGCCGGACGAGCTGGTGTCGGAGATCCTTCCCCGGATCCCCGTGGAGCCGCTGCTCCGATTCAGGTCCGTCTGCAAGGCCTGGCGCGGCATCATCGACGAGGACTCCTTCCACCGGGAGCACCTCCGCTACCAGACCTCCTCCCTGCTCGTCGCGCCCTGGATCGGTGAGAACGACGACGATGGCCCTTTCGCTTCCTCGACCGGAGAGGTGACCGCCGCCGGTTTCTACCAGTGGGATGGGAAGCAGCAGGACGCCGCCACACTCGTACACGCCATGCCCAACTACCACAACAAGATGGAGGCGTTGCACAGCATGGCACACTGCGATGGACTGGTGTTGTTGCCCGCTGACGATACGGTGCACGTAGTTAACCCTGCCACTCGGCGCACCATCACGCTTCCCCCTACCCCTAACGCCATCTTTCGAGGTCCTCATCAGGCGTTCGGTCTTGGCCACGACCCTCGCTCCAATACTTACAAGGTTGCTCGCTTGTATGTCCATCGGGACAGATGCACCCCGGGTGGAGACACTGTCAGGATGGGGGTGTGCACCATAGGAAAAGGCCTTTGTTGGCGTGACGCGGCGGTATCGCCGCCGCCGCATCATTTCATGCCAAGGCGAACGGCGACCTTCTTCAAGGGCTCCTTGCTCTGGATCGTCAAGCAGGTGGTTCCTCACGGTTCACCAGCTGCTCCATCCTTCATTCGTTTCAGGTTGGAGGATGAATCGTTCAGAATCGTACGGGCGCCTCCTTGCACTCCGAAGTTGGACTACGAGGCTTCCAGTTTAACCGAGCTCCGCGGGGAGCTGTGTGTATGCGCACCTCGGGCAGCATACGATCACGCGGTTTTTGAAATGTGGATGTGCGGTGATCTGGATGATGGCGTCAATCCGCCACGATGGGATCTGCGTCGTGTCATCACCGGGCCCTTCTTATTCCGATCTTTTATTCCGAAGATCGCGACCGCCGACGCCGTAGTGATCCATTTTCAAGAAGACTCTCTCTACTACTGCAATCTTCAAACTCCTGTGTTTAATATGAAGGATGTCATTGAAATGGGGCACTTGAGGTATCATCACCTCGACACCGACAAGTTTGTCGAATACACACGAAAAATTGTTGCCAATTTTTATGTAATCTCCTATGTTCCAAGCCTAGTTCGGATCTAGGTTTCAATATATTTATTTAACTAGTGTTATCGAACATGAAGGTATATTCGAATTTCACCGTTCTGTTATCTGAGTTATATTGCCTGGCACCAATAATGTGCTATTGCAATTGGATTCCTGCGGGTGCCTGATTTTTTTCCGTTTGTTTATTTGCTTTTTTGTCCCACATTGAACTTGAGTTGGCGTGATGGTACCCACGCTTGGCTTCAGCATGTCGGCCGGTGGCACCATTGGATCCCTCTGTATCATACTCCTATCTATGATGTATAttttcttcatcataaaagacgtCCACTTCTCTAAAAATTACCCAAGATCGCTAAAAATGGAGCTCTCTCGTGCATCGTGGGTGGAATATGGATGAGTGGGTTCCGGTTGTAAGAGGATGTTCGTCGATTTCAGTCATTTAGACCCAGCTATTGAACACATGTAGATTTTTCTAGGTCATGTGTCACACGTGTGGCACTGAGTGGCAACATCATACAAGTGAGAACACAACACCCACAACCATCCACCGCTCCTGCACTCATACGAAAAACCGATGTTCGATCAAAAGGCAAGAACAAAACCAGCCACAACAAATTAATGGCCCACGAAAACAAACAGTGCAACGCAAAAATTGACAATCAAATCACTAAAAATACACAATGGACACGACAACAAAAATTGGCGCAACAAACTGTGAATCAACTTTAGTGGATTGATTAAAAAGTTGGAGGTCCTAAAGCCCATTCGGCTAAGAACTTTGTATTACAAAATACGGCAGGAAGTCAAGACACCCGCTATGCAGCCACCTCCTCTCCTAAACAATTAGGGTTTCTCTGCCTCCTGCCAGCGTCGCCGCCGGTCCGCCTCATcttcggtggccttagggccatgggggcaTGGTGGATCCGGCCCTTGCCGGTGTGAGGGATGCGTTTTTAGATGTGTCTTCgggatttgttagggtttgtgtcctgctcaggaaggcgggACGGTGGTGGCTTcctaaagatggaataaggttctttcCGCCAAGCCCCCGTTTCGGTGGTGCATCTAGTATCGTCGGtggacgtgtggaggtgtgtctccggcgggtatgtctttggtggatttgcttggatctGTTCGTCTgtcgtctatgttcgtgtgtcttcaggttggatccttccgatctatgctATTCTTAATCGGCGGGAGTAGCTGTTCTATTgcactggtcctatggggccttagcacaactACTTTCCGACTATCTACTACAATAAATTTTGTCCGGCTCCGGTGAGGGATGGGATGACAGCAGCGCACCTTCGACTTCGCTTTAGCACtcgtagtcgtcgctagatggtctacgaatctggatctagatgtaattttattatttctgatgttttTTTTGCTATGATTAAATATGAATATAGTGgatgttttcttaaaaaaaaatacTTCCTCAAAAAGAAAGCAAAAATTAGGCACCTCCTCCTCGCTCGTAGATGGAGGTCTACACGACAGTCCACGTGCTTTGGAGCTCCAGCTGACGGCGGTTCGAATTGGAATCTCTTTTCTCTTTCCAATTGACGCCCGACTCTGACTCTCGAGTTGCGATATTGACCACCAATCCACGACCCTTATGGCCCACACGTCATCGAGCCAGACCCTTGTGAACATGCATGTCTACAACTATAGCCCAACTAAGCCCAAATATATATAGGCACCGATCCCGATCCTACAGCGGTCGATCAATTTGCCTTAGAAGTACTACTCCAGTTTGCCCTAAAAAAAGTTCCAACAAAAGGAATACTCGAGCGCCGCCATGCACGACGACGAGACGGCCACCACCAAGACGAAGGCGAACATACTGTACCTGCCGGACGAGCTAGTGTCGGAGATCCTGCCCCGGCTCCCCGTGGAGTCGCTGCTGCGATTCAGGTCCGTCTGCAAGGTCTGGCGCGGCATCATCGACAAGAACTCCTTCCTGCGCCAGCACCTCCGCCTCCAGACTTCGTCCCTGCTCGTCGCGCCGTGGATCAGGGAGAACGACAACGATCGCCCTCTCGCTTCTTCCACCGGAGAGTTGACCGCCGCCGGTTTGTACCTGTGGGATGGGAAGCAGCAGAGCGTCGGCACGCTCCTACACGCCGTGTCCGACTACCGCTTCAAGAAGGCGGCGTTGCACAGGATGGCCCATTGCGATGGACTGGTGTTGTTGCCTACTGACAATACAGTGCACGTAGTTAACCCAGCCACTCGGCGCAGCATCACGCTTCCCCCGACCCCTAACGCCGTCGGGCTCGTCAACCGCTTCCAAGGTCCTCACGCGTTCGGTCTTGGCCACGATCCTcgttccaatgcttacaaggttgcTCACTTCTATGGTTATCTGGACATGGACATGCGCACCCCAGGTAGCTACTACTATACTGCCAAGATGGGGGTGTTCACCATAGGAACAGACAGTTGTTGGCGTGACACTGCGGCGGCACCGCCGCATCATCATGTGATCCCACAGCGAACGGCGACCTTCTCCAAGGGCTCCTTGTTCTGGACCGTCGAGGAGGGGGTTCTCCACGACACACCAGTCGCTCCAGGCTTTGTCCGTTACAGGTTAGAGGATGAGTCGTTCAGCATCGTATCGGCGCCTCCTTGCACCCCAAGGTTGAACTACGAGGCGTCCAGTTTAACCGACCTCCACGGGGAGCTGTGTGTATGCGTGCCTCGGTCAGGGTTCGATGTTCTCGAGATGTGGATGTCGGGAGATCTAGATTATGGTTCCGACCCGCCACATTGGGATCTGTGTCGTGTCATCAACGGGCCCTTTCCATTTGGATCTTATATGCCAGTGATCGCGACGGCTGATGCCGTAGTGTtccaatttgcaaaatactatctcTACAAATCGGATCTCCAAAGTCCAAAATTTAATTGGAACAAGTTGATTGAAATGAAGCGCTTGAGGTATCATCACCTAGACACCGATACATTTGTCAAATACGCACGAAAAATTATTGCTGACCTTTATGTAATCCCCTACGTTCCAAGCCTAGTTCCGATCTAGGTTTCAATATATTTATTTAAATGGTGTTATCGAACATGGTGGTACATTTGAATTTTGCCACTGTTATCTGAGTTAAATTGTCTGGTTTCTTTCTTTTCTTGCAGAATTGCCTTGTTTCAATAATGTGCTACGTATTACATTACTAATTTACAATTTGACTTCAGTGGGTGCTtgattttgtttgtttgtttgttcatTTGCCTCTTTGTCCCACGTTGAACTTGACTTGGTATGATGGCGCCCACGCCTGGTTTCAGCATGTCGGCCGACTGCGCCATTGGATCCCAACGTGGGGTGTCATACTCGGTTGGCAAGAGTTTTGTTTCTTTGCCCAAAGTGCCTTTCCTAAAATTAATGAAAGATGCACACTTCTCTTGTATACTCtaagaaaaatagaatatatatcaTCGTTATCAAATGAAACGTGTGCAAACACTACACACGTTATACAATCAGATATTAGAGTATAACCGCTGCAAAAAAAGGATATTACTAAGGACATCATGGTCGACATTGAATCTTCAACAAACACATTTAaccatcactacaggaatcagctattttgccgtctgccacggcggacggcaaaggcatgaacggcggacggcaaaggcctttgccgtcagccgcggacggcaaaggcctttgccgttagccgcggacggcaaaaggctccggcgaagtaggctacggtaaacagctactttgtcgtctgcttccgggcggctgacggcaaaggccctttgccgtctgccgcggacggcaatgAGAGCGGAcagcaataattgcgctgtcagtccgttaagtggctaacggcaggcctttgccgtccgcggcagacagtaaactttctagtgtctttgccgtctgccttatgatgtcagccagttctttgccgtcagcttttgggtagctgatggcaaagagcttctttgccgtctgctagctgacggcaaagagctggcagatgacaaagtagctgattccagtagtgcatgtGTAACCGTGTCGCAGTAGATCACCGaaattgaaaaacaaaaaaaactcaagaacttgaaaaGCATGAATatgataccatgacaagattttatTTCCACCCAGACTGTAGGCCTAGCCCAACCAAAGCTCTCCATCATGCCGCCGTCTTtgtccttctcctctctctcccatTCGGCAACCTCATCATCGGCcagaagagtggggatgtgttccTTTTGTTTTCCTTAATTCTTGTAGGTCATTGCTTCCCCGAGGCATCAACGAGGTAGTGGCGGTGATGCCTCATTGGAATAAGGTATCTCCGACTTCTCCCTACCTTGACAACGTCTGACCCATTGTCATGAAGAGTTGTGAGAGTATGTGTTGCAAGACCTGTTGGCTCTCTTCGGATGTTGGTAGCTGATGTGCCAATAAAAGGCAACCAGTTGTGTAGTTCTTAGTGCGGTGATTTTGATCTCTTTCATTTTTTTTGTGGCATGGCTCTGTTTTTCCAACCCTCCGGACTGATGGAGAAGTATTGCAAGCCTGAGTTGCGAGGTATGATTCCTCAACCGATCTCATTTTGAGCGGTGAGTGGCTATTGCGGTCTTGAAAGCCTGGTATGGTGAGGTATTTGCAGGTGTCCCTTTCGCTTAGCGCTAGATGCAATTTTTAAGCTCCAACAGACGGCATACAATCAAACGAAGAAAATGAACAGTATGATTTTGGTTGTAGTTTTATTTTTGCTGGTCGTTTTGTGTATTTTTGCCCTTCTTTTGTATTGGATACCGTTTCCCTTGATAATTATCAGATAAAAAAGATGCTATGCCATGACATGTTAGAATCCATAGAGTTAAAAACACATGAATTTGGGTATGGTGATGAGAGTAGTTTGGTTACCGGATGGCAAGTCCTTAGCTATCTCAAAACCAACAATCAACAATAGATGATAATTGTGAATCTGTGATATCACATGCAAGAGTAGTTTGGTTGTACTCGATAGAGTGCATGTCATAGTTGTCATAGACATAAAGGGAATTTTCTAAAGAGGCTTAGGCCTTTTCTAATAATCTTATGGAAATTATGTGTACGAAGTAATTCATAGGAAGGATTGGATCATTTGAATAAAATCATGTCCCCAAATGTGTACATTACAAttttgtaggatttgttcctacaAAATTCCTTTGAAATTACTTCAATCTAAAGAAGACCTCTATTTAGGGCCAATTTGACTTCTTTACAGGAATTTCAAAGGATTGAACTTCCAAGGATTTTTTTTACTTGGAAACTCTTAAGAAATAATTCATAGGAAGGGCAGACTGATTTGTAGGATTGAATTCTATATAAGAAACCCTCACTCCATTGCTTACAAGGTTGCTCGCTTCTATGGTTATCTGGACACATGTGTGCaccccggagggggggggggggggggatatcagGTGCTCCCAAGCTTGGGGTACTCCCAATGctccaaattcaaaaaaaaatcttaaatatttcaaaaaaatctgatAAAAAATATGAATGTTCACAAGGTATGTGACTACAACCTCTAAAAATTTCTGGTCCAAACTCGAAATGCACATTAACAAACAAAAATGTGAAATCCAGTATGAATAGTGTAAAGaaaaagacaaaagcaacattgacactaTTCACATCCAGATTTcacttttttgtttctcaatgtgcaTTGTGAGTTTGGATCTGAAATTTTGAGGGATTGTAGTCACATTCCATATGGACATTCACATTTTTTCCcggaattttttgaaacatttaaaaaTTAATTTTCTGAATTTGGAGCACCAGGAGTACACCAAGCTTGGGAGCACATGATACTTTCCCCATCGCCTCGATACCGACACGTTTGTCGAATACACGCCAAAAATTGTTGCGAATTTTTATGTAATCTCCTATGTTCCTAGCCTAGTTCGGATCTAGGTTTCAGTATATTTATTTAACTGGTGTTATCGAACATGAAGGTACGTTCGAATTTTGTCGTTTTGGTAACTGAGTTATATTTCCTGGTATCAGTAATGtgctactccctctattcctaaatataagtcttttttagagatttttaatatggactacaaacagatgtatatagacatattttagagtatagattcacttattttgctccgtatgcaatccatattgaaatctctaaaaagacttatatttaggaacagagggagtattacaaTTTGATTCCAGCGGGTgcttgatttattttgtttgtttgctTCTTTGTCCCACGTTGAACTTGAGTTGGCGTGATGGCGCGCACGCTTGGCTTCAGCATGTTTCTTCGTCCCATGTTGAACTTGAGTTGGCGTGATGGTGCCCCCGCTCGGCTTCAGCATGTCAGCCAACGGTGCCATCGGATCCCTCTGTGTCATACTCCTATCGATGATGTACGTCTTCTTCATCATGAAAAAACGTCCACATCTCCAAAATTTACCAAGCTCCCTAAAAATGGAGCTCTCTTGTGCATCATGGGTAGATTGGATGAGTGGGTTCCGTTTGTAAGTGGATCTTCACTGTTTTCAACCACTTAGATCCAACTATAGCCTATAGGGTGCATGCAGATTTCTAGGTCATGTGTCACATGTGTGACACTAACCGCTCTTGCACTCACATATAAACCCGATGTCCGATCAAAAGATAGGTGAAACCCGCCAGAACaattagggccagttcttttgatgTCTTTTTTAGGCTTTTAGAATAAGCTGAATAGGGGGCGCCCAACAGATTTTTTTAAGCCTACTCGCTAAGTTTTAATTAGCaagtttttttaaaaataaattagttggGTTTCTAGAATAAACTGGATAGGGGGGACAGATTATTTCAGCTTATTCTAAAAACCAGTAAAAAAATGCTCTTAATGGCCCACGAAGACAAGAGACCCGCTTcggtagacccccccccccccccccccccccccccctcacaaaGCGTATCAAGGATAATATAGACTTTTCACAAACTGATGTAGGGAGCAAACAGGCCGGCCCATTTCGCAAGAGCTAAACGAACGCGGGAATTTCACGAAAATTATGAAAGTGCTTAAAACGGGTATCAAACCCACAACCTGGGCATGCGTGCAACCGATGCTAACCAGACGACCTACTAATTGATGACGGCTTAAAGGCAGCGCTAACTTTAAAGTACTAATTAGAGCTGCAGGTCCGGGTTTTTTTTCAGTACTTTTTACAAAACAATGTGAACAAAATTTCTTGAGAGTGCCAACAATGTTTCAATCGTACAAAAAATCGAATATTCTTTTCttaaatgtgaacaattttttaaaaagtgAATTTAAAATACGCACTGAACATTTTATTAGTATATGATGAATTTTTTGCAAATACAAAACTGAACTTTCTTGAAATGCTGATTTTTTTTATGAAATGCATGCTGAATAAAATTTGTACACACGATGAACACTTTTTATACACAGTGAACATTTTCCCAATGTACGGTGAACTATTTttaacatgaatattttttggaaAATGAACAAATTGGAATCTTGAACTTTTATTGTAATTTGGAattatgaactttttttgaaacatGAATACATTTGAAAAACATGTTAAATATCTAATAtgtgaagaaaaattggaatttcaatcattatcgattttttttaatttatggaaaccaaaaaggaaacaaaaataaaaaaataaggccAGAaaagttttggttttaattttGCTAAAAGAATTAAGAAAAGAATAGTATAAACCAAAATTTTGATTTCTGCCGAATGCCCACATTGATTTTTTAGTATTCCAAACAATTTTAGGAATACATTTTTTAATTTTGAACAAATTTCAAAAAGCATAATAACGTTCAAAAAGTGAAAATTGAaatatgaaaaaacaaaatatgtcaACCTACTCACTGTACAGCGGGAGCTCCTAGGCAGCACTCGCATGCCAGCTTTCCTAGGTCGGCCCAACTACACGAGCGATCAGCTGTCGCTCGTCAAGACCATACACCCGATCGCTTCTTTCTGGTTCGACCAAAACAACCTTCTTCATGGTTAACCTGGACGACAAGTTGAGCGTGGACATCTTTGACCTTTGACCGTTGAATTTAAAAAGAATCATCTTTTTGGAGaagttcatgtatttgaaaaaatatttgcgGATTTGCAAAATGTTCACAAAATGAAAAACACTATGAATTAGAAAAATTTCATGGATTTTGAAGAATAAAGTTTaaggatttgaaaaagttcattgattttgaaaagagTCCATGAATTTTGAAAAACAAAGTTCATCTACTTTGAAAAATGCATTcattttgaaaatagttcatgaattttgagaa
This region of Triticum aestivum cultivar Chinese Spring chromosome 2D, IWGSC CS RefSeq v2.1, whole genome shotgun sequence genomic DNA includes:
- the LOC123055917 gene encoding putative F-box protein At3g21120; protein product: MHDETATTKTKTSIPYLPDELVSEILPRIPVEPLLRFRSVCKAWRGIIDEDSFHREHLRYQTSSLLVAPWIGENDDDGPFASSTGEVTAAGFYQWDGKQQDAATLVHAMPNYHNKMEALHSMAHCDGLVLLPADDTVHVVNPATRRTITLPPTPNAIFRGPHQAFGLGHDPRSNTYKVARLYVHRDRCTPGGDTVRMGVCTIGKGLCWRDAAVSPPPHHFMPRRTATFFKGSLLWIVKQVVPHGSPAAPSFIRFRLEDESFRIVRAPPCTPKLDYEASSLTELRGELCVCAPRAAYDHAVFEMWMCGDLDDGVNPPRWDLRRVITGPFLFRSFIPKIATADAVVIHFQEDSLYYCNLQTPVFNMKDVIEMGHLRYHHLDTDKFVEYTRKIVANFYVISYVPSLVRI